A stretch of the Streptomyces sp. NBC_01428 genome encodes the following:
- a CDS encoding DUF2470 domain-containing protein: MRRTPARASAPTAVERVRSILAAAHSMTVVCDGRHTEVRRLDGSGAMGHFHLHAPFEGAGAPAGARVPVRLELTDIAPTPVRDRLRARVTLTGLLAEPYDPDSTLSTCMEFGQGVLEDGSGRSYVTLHELETTELDPLATSEAGMLTHLVDEHAELVPLLLRLVRPLPDGGVLRALPAGVDRYGLTLRLEYRRTHRDVRLPFKTPVQHIDHVGPQIHALLSEARRLSHTGRLVT, from the coding sequence ATGCGTCGTACCCCTGCCCGCGCCAGCGCGCCGACTGCCGTCGAGCGCGTCCGTTCGATCCTGGCCGCGGCCCACTCCATGACGGTGGTGTGCGACGGGCGGCACACGGAGGTCCGACGGCTCGACGGGTCCGGTGCCATGGGCCACTTCCACCTGCACGCGCCCTTCGAGGGCGCCGGCGCCCCGGCAGGCGCACGGGTCCCGGTCCGGCTGGAACTCACCGACATCGCGCCCACGCCCGTACGCGACCGGCTCCGCGCCCGGGTCACCCTGACCGGCCTGCTGGCCGAGCCGTACGACCCCGACTCCACCCTGAGCACCTGCATGGAGTTCGGGCAGGGAGTCCTGGAGGACGGCTCGGGGCGCTCGTACGTGACCCTCCACGAACTGGAGACGACCGAACTCGATCCGCTGGCGACGAGCGAAGCCGGCATGCTGACACACCTCGTCGACGAGCACGCCGAACTCGTGCCCCTGCTCCTGCGTCTGGTCCGTCCGCTCCCCGACGGCGGTGTGCTGCGTGCGCTCCCGGCCGGCGTCGACCGCTACGGCCTGACCCTGCGTCTCGAGTACCGGCGCACCCACCGCGACGTCCGCCTCCCCTTCAAGACCCCGGTCCAGCACATCGACCACGTCGGACCGCAGATCCACGCGCTCCTGTCCGAGGCCCGCCGCCTCTCCCACACGGGCCGCCTGGTGACCTGA
- a CDS encoding DUF6328 family protein yields MSEKRDDRPDDGRDESAQERADRKWGDLLQEIRVAQTGVQILFGFLLTVVFQPTYRQLSDQDQTLYMVTIVLGATATGAMIGPVAFHRIVSGRLVKPQAVVWASRMTLLGLSLLLLTMVSSLLLVLRTATHDDGYVPWIVAGVAALYILWWLVIPLALRMSKSADKEARQKD; encoded by the coding sequence ATGAGCGAGAAGCGGGACGACAGACCGGACGACGGGCGGGACGAATCGGCTCAGGAGCGCGCCGACCGCAAGTGGGGAGACCTGCTGCAGGAGATCCGCGTGGCGCAGACCGGAGTGCAGATCCTCTTCGGCTTCCTGCTGACCGTGGTGTTCCAGCCGACCTACCGGCAGCTCTCGGACCAGGACCAGACGCTCTACATGGTCACGATCGTCCTCGGAGCCACCGCCACAGGGGCCATGATCGGCCCCGTGGCGTTCCACCGGATCGTGTCCGGCCGCCTCGTCAAGCCGCAGGCAGTGGTCTGGGCCTCCCGCATGACGCTCCTCGGCCTGTCCTTGCTGCTGCTCACGATGGTGTCCTCCCTCCTGCTGGTGCTGCGCACGGCCACGCACGACGACGGCTACGTCCCCTGGATCGTCGCGGGCGTCGCCGCGCTCTACATCCTGTGGTGGCTCGTCATCCCGCTGGCCCTGCGGATGAGCAAGTCGGCGGACAAGGAAGCCCGCCAGAAGGATTGA
- a CDS encoding ATP-grasp domain-containing protein: MPKKNIFVIGLDEANLPTLNEVPNARELTFHPLLTIEELQGGEVSVAELLAKAEKLLDAFDGTIDAIVGYWDFPVSTLVPMLAERYGTRSTSLESVVKCEHKYWSRLEQEKVTDRHPRFGRVDLSAEKPSPPEGMNFPMWLKPALSYSSELAFGVDDMTEFEEAVADIRDGISRVGRPFEYVLDRLALPPEMDGVGGEVCLAEEEMSGIQVAVEGYVDHGEVTVYGALDSINYPGSSCFLRHQYPSTLPEPAIKELHDVTRRVMEQIGMEAATFSVEYFYDPHTGRISLLEINPRHSQSHAELFQYVDGVPNHHCMVSLALGRDPRMPHRAGHYAMAAKWYHRWFADGVVHNVPTPDDLRRIEREIPGTRIDIVPSEGSRLSDLPGQDSYSYELAHIFTGGDTEEELREKYDRCVAALGLTFDETAPGGRDEKNG, from the coding sequence GTGCCGAAGAAGAACATATTCGTGATCGGTCTGGACGAGGCGAACCTGCCCACCCTGAACGAGGTGCCGAACGCGAGGGAGCTGACGTTCCATCCGCTGCTGACCATCGAGGAGTTGCAGGGCGGTGAGGTCTCGGTGGCCGAACTGCTGGCGAAGGCGGAGAAGCTGCTCGACGCGTTCGACGGGACGATCGACGCGATCGTCGGCTACTGGGACTTCCCCGTCAGCACCCTCGTGCCCATGCTCGCCGAGCGGTACGGCACGCGCAGCACCAGCCTGGAATCGGTGGTCAAGTGTGAGCACAAGTACTGGAGCAGGCTCGAACAGGAGAAGGTGACCGACCGGCACCCGCGCTTCGGCCGGGTCGACCTGAGCGCCGAGAAGCCGTCCCCTCCGGAGGGCATGAACTTCCCGATGTGGCTGAAGCCCGCGCTCTCCTACTCGTCGGAACTCGCCTTCGGCGTGGACGACATGACCGAGTTCGAGGAGGCGGTGGCGGACATCCGCGACGGCATATCGCGGGTCGGCCGCCCCTTCGAGTACGTACTCGATCGCCTCGCGCTTCCGCCGGAGATGGACGGGGTCGGTGGCGAGGTGTGTCTCGCCGAGGAGGAGATGTCGGGCATCCAGGTGGCGGTCGAGGGCTACGTCGACCACGGTGAGGTCACCGTCTACGGCGCGCTGGACTCGATCAACTACCCCGGCTCCTCCTGCTTCCTGCGCCATCAGTACCCCTCGACGCTCCCCGAGCCCGCGATCAAGGAACTGCACGACGTCACGCGGCGCGTGATGGAGCAGATCGGCATGGAGGCGGCGACCTTCAGCGTCGAGTACTTCTACGACCCGCACACCGGCCGGATCAGTCTCCTGGAGATCAACCCGCGTCACTCGCAGTCGCACGCCGAGCTCTTCCAGTACGTGGACGGCGTGCCCAACCACCACTGCATGGTCAGCCTGGCCCTCGGCCGCGACCCCCGGATGCCCCACCGGGCCGGCCACTACGCCATGGCCGCGAAGTGGTACCACCGCTGGTTCGCCGACGGCGTCGTGCACAACGTCCCCACCCCGGACGACCTGCGCCGCATCGAGCGGGAGATACCGGGTACGCGCATCGACATCGTGCCCTCGGAAGGCTCGCGCCTGTCGGACCTGCCGGGTCAGGACAGCTACAGCTACGAGCTGGCCCACATCTTCACGGGTGGCGACACCGAGGAGGAACTCCGGGAGAAGTACGACCGATGCGTGGCCGCTCTCGGGCTGACGTTCGACGAGACGGCACCGGGCGGCCGTGACGAGAAGAACGGCTGA
- a CDS encoding CocE/NonD family hydrolase: MRFVTQLPYATKEEEHVAIPMSDGVELSARIWRPTSSDSEPVPAVLEYIPYRKRDLSAVRDSIHHPYIAGHGYACVRVDIRGTGESEGVLRDEYLEQEQQDAEEVLAWLAEQPWCDGGTGMMGISWGAFAALQVAARQPPSLRGIVIASFTDDRHADDMHYMGGALLSDNLAEAGTMFAYGTCPPDPAIVGDRWRAMWHERMEHTRPWVLEWLRHQRRDDYWRHASVCEDYGAVRCPVLASSGWADGYSNAVTRLLGNLDVPRKGLIGPWSHKFPHLGEPGPAIGYLQEVVRWWDHWLKGVDNGVMDGPMLRTWMQESVPPSTSYEERPGRWVGEPTWPSPHIREVTHPLAPHRIGRPLESYENGESRATGESGAVGEPGGGVEPPPVTVQSPLSVGQFAGKWASYNAPPDLPYDQREEDGGSLVFDSDPLTERLEILGSPTVELDLTISEPVGMVAARLSDVSPDGSATRVSYGILNLTRLGGTDTPEPVEPGRRYRAKVQLNGVGQAFPPGHRIRLSLSTSYWPMAWPPPKPALLSVYAHASTLSLPVRPTDEPDEMPVSPFGEPEGAPPITSTQLSPREERWEVKRDLVGYNAELEIVKDRGLVRIDDIGLDVGLRAEERYRSVAEDFTSVSGESAWTMRFRRDEWDIRVETRTRLTSDAGEFFVDATLDGYEGDKRVFSRTWNEQVPRDLL, encoded by the coding sequence ATGCGTTTTGTGACCCAGCTGCCGTATGCGACCAAGGAAGAGGAGCACGTCGCCATCCCCATGTCCGACGGTGTGGAGCTGTCGGCGCGGATCTGGCGCCCCACCTCCTCGGACAGCGAACCGGTGCCGGCGGTGCTCGAGTACATCCCGTACCGCAAGCGCGACCTCAGCGCCGTACGCGACTCGATCCACCACCCGTACATCGCGGGCCACGGCTACGCCTGCGTCCGCGTGGACATCCGCGGCACGGGCGAGTCCGAGGGGGTGCTGAGGGACGAGTACCTGGAGCAGGAGCAGCAGGACGCCGAGGAGGTGCTCGCCTGGCTGGCGGAACAGCCCTGGTGCGACGGCGGCACGGGCATGATGGGCATCTCGTGGGGCGCCTTCGCCGCGCTTCAGGTCGCGGCACGGCAGCCGCCGAGCCTGCGCGGCATCGTCATCGCGTCGTTCACCGACGACCGGCACGCGGACGACATGCACTACATGGGCGGTGCCCTGCTCTCGGACAACCTGGCCGAGGCCGGCACGATGTTCGCGTACGGCACCTGCCCGCCCGACCCGGCGATCGTCGGGGACCGCTGGCGCGCAATGTGGCACGAGCGGATGGAGCACACCCGTCCGTGGGTGCTCGAATGGCTGCGCCACCAGCGCCGTGACGACTACTGGCGGCACGCGTCGGTCTGCGAGGACTACGGGGCGGTCCGCTGCCCGGTCCTCGCCTCCAGCGGTTGGGCCGACGGGTACTCGAACGCGGTGACCCGTCTGCTGGGCAACCTGGACGTGCCGCGCAAGGGTCTGATCGGCCCCTGGTCCCACAAGTTCCCCCACCTGGGCGAGCCGGGACCGGCCATCGGCTACCTCCAGGAGGTCGTCCGCTGGTGGGACCACTGGCTCAAGGGCGTGGACAACGGCGTGATGGACGGCCCGATGCTGCGCACCTGGATGCAGGAGAGCGTGCCGCCGTCCACGTCGTACGAGGAACGGCCCGGCCGCTGGGTCGGCGAGCCCACCTGGCCGTCACCGCACATCCGGGAGGTCACGCACCCGCTCGCGCCCCATCGCATCGGCCGCCCCCTCGAAAGCTACGAGAACGGCGAGAGCCGCGCGACGGGCGAGTCCGGTGCGGTCGGCGAGCCGGGCGGAGGTGTCGAGCCCCCACCGGTGACCGTGCAGTCCCCGCTCTCGGTGGGCCAGTTCGCGGGCAAGTGGGCTTCCTACAACGCGCCGCCCGACCTGCCGTACGACCAGCGTGAGGAGGACGGCGGTTCACTCGTCTTCGACAGCGACCCGCTGACCGAACGGCTGGAGATCCTCGGATCCCCCACCGTCGAACTCGACCTCACGATCAGCGAACCCGTCGGCATGGTGGCGGCGCGACTGTCCGACGTGAGTCCCGACGGAAGCGCCACCCGTGTCTCCTACGGCATCCTGAACCTCACCCGGCTCGGCGGCACGGACACGCCCGAGCCCGTCGAGCCCGGGCGCCGCTACCGGGCGAAGGTCCAGCTCAACGGTGTCGGCCAGGCGTTTCCGCCCGGTCACCGGATCCGGCTGTCGCTGTCGACCTCGTACTGGCCCATGGCCTGGCCGCCGCCGAAGCCGGCCCTGCTCAGCGTGTACGCGCACGCCAGCACCCTGAGTCTGCCGGTGCGGCCGACGGACGAACCCGACGAGATGCCGGTCAGTCCGTTCGGCGAACCCGAGGGGGCGCCGCCGATCACGTCGACCCAGCTGTCACCGCGGGAGGAACGCTGGGAGGTCAAGCGCGATCTCGTCGGCTACAACGCCGAGTTGGAGATCGTGAAGGACCGCGGCCTGGTCCGTATCGATGACATCGGTCTCGACGTCGGTCTGCGTGCCGAGGAGCGGTACCGGTCCGTGGCCGAGGACTTCACCTCGGTCAGCGGCGAGTCCGCGTGGACCATGAGGTTCCGCCGGGACGAGTGGGACATCCGTGTGGAGACCCGCACCCGACTCACCTCGGACGCCGGCGAGTTCTTCGTCGACGCGACCCTCGACGGCTATGAGGGCGACAAGCGCGTGTTCTCCCGGACGTGGAACGAACAGGTGCCGAGGGATCTGCTCTAG
- a CDS encoding DUF3618 domain-containing protein, giving the protein MSKPYDGEQTAATPEELREQVEQTRAELGDTVQALADKADVKARAKEKGAQAKEKGGEVAEQAAAKAAELKDKAVLAAHSVQDKVQDKLPDPVKDKAAQAAVQVRDTARDTAAKAGRVWDEKAPEPVRQQAAEGVRVARDNRKLLISVAGAATLAWLVIRRKKA; this is encoded by the coding sequence ATGAGCAAGCCCTACGACGGCGAGCAGACCGCCGCCACTCCCGAGGAACTGCGCGAACAGGTCGAGCAGACCCGCGCCGAACTCGGGGACACCGTCCAGGCGCTCGCCGACAAGGCCGACGTGAAGGCCCGGGCCAAGGAGAAGGGCGCCCAGGCCAAGGAGAAGGGCGGGGAGGTCGCCGAACAGGCCGCGGCCAAGGCGGCCGAGCTGAAGGACAAGGCGGTCCTGGCCGCTCACTCCGTCCAGGACAAGGTGCAGGACAAGCTCCCGGACCCCGTCAAGGACAAGGCGGCACAGGCCGCCGTACAGGTTCGCGACACGGCCCGGGACACGGCCGCGAAGGCCGGCCGCGTCTGGGACGAGAAGGCCCCCGAGCCGGTCCGCCAGCAGGCCGCCGAGGGCGTACGCGTCGCCCGCGACAACCGCAAGCTGCTGATCAGTGTGGCCGGTGCGGCGACCCTCGCCTGGCTGGTGATCCGCCGCAAGAAGGCGTGA
- a CDS encoding phage holin family protein, translating to MGELVQQASQQLTELVRGELRLAQAEMQEKGRRYGKSGGLFGGAGVVGFLTLEALVVTAIAALAVPLPVWAAALIVTAVLGVVAAVLALSGKKQVHRAAPPKPEQAIENVKADVAEIKRSAHR from the coding sequence GTGGGTGAGCTGGTGCAGCAGGCCTCGCAGCAGCTGACCGAACTGGTGCGGGGCGAACTGCGCCTGGCGCAGGCGGAGATGCAGGAGAAGGGCAGGCGCTACGGCAAGAGCGGTGGCCTGTTCGGCGGCGCCGGAGTGGTCGGCTTCCTGACGCTGGAGGCCCTGGTGGTCACGGCGATCGCCGCCCTCGCCGTTCCGCTGCCGGTGTGGGCCGCGGCGCTGATCGTCACGGCGGTGCTGGGCGTCGTCGCCGCGGTGCTGGCCCTCAGCGGCAAGAAGCAGGTCCACCGGGCGGCACCGCCCAAGCCTGAACAGGCGATCGAGAACGTGAAGGCCGACGTGGCCGAGATCAAGAGGAGTGCCCACCGATGA
- a CDS encoding HAD family hydrolase, translating to MSTKRAAIFDVDGTLVDTNHLHVVTWWEAFRQGGHRVPMREIHRAVGLGSGDLIEHLLGKDRDTGQDDQFVAAHHALYATYFDRLPALDSARELLRALAGRGWEIVLATSASGAELAALRGAIGADDVILGAASADDVDEGKPAPDPVAQARELAGVPSDRAVFVGDTVWDMKAAAEDGTIPVAVLSGGIPRADLEEAGARAVYRDVADLLDRLDTSVFADRE from the coding sequence ATGAGCACGAAACGCGCCGCGATCTTCGACGTCGACGGGACGCTCGTCGACACCAACCACCTCCACGTGGTGACGTGGTGGGAGGCGTTCCGGCAGGGCGGTCACCGCGTGCCGATGCGCGAGATCCACCGGGCCGTCGGACTCGGCAGCGGCGACCTGATCGAGCACCTGCTCGGAAAGGACCGTGACACCGGGCAGGACGACCAGTTCGTCGCCGCCCACCACGCCCTCTACGCCACGTACTTCGACCGGCTGCCCGCCCTCGACTCGGCGCGCGAACTGCTGCGCGCGCTGGCCGGACGGGGCTGGGAGATCGTCCTCGCGACCTCGGCGAGCGGCGCGGAACTCGCGGCGCTGCGGGGGGCGATCGGGGCCGACGACGTCATCCTCGGGGCGGCCAGCGCGGACGACGTCGACGAGGGCAAACCGGCGCCCGACCCCGTCGCCCAGGCCAGGGAACTGGCCGGAGTGCCGAGCGACCGGGCCGTGTTCGTCGGCGACACCGTCTGGGACATGAAAGCCGCCGCAGAGGACGGCACGATCCCTGTCGCGGTCCTGTCCGGCGGAATCCCGCGGGCGGATCTGGAGGAGGCCGGTGCCCGTGCCGTCTACCGGGACGTGGCCGACCTCCTCGACCGCCTCGACACCAGCGTCTTCGCCGACCGGGAGTGA
- a CDS encoding LLM class F420-dependent oxidoreductase — protein MVQIGYTMMTEQAGPRELVGHVVGAERAGFDFSVISDHYFPWLDSQGHASCAWSVLGAAAQATERIPLMTYVTCPTTRYHPAVVAQKAATVQLLSEGRFRLGLGSGENLNEHVVGGGWPAAHVRLEMLEEAVEIIRALFAGGSVNHHGAHFDVENAKLWDLPDAPPPIGVAVSGDRSCELAGHLADLVIATEPKPELISAFENHGGAGKPKVGQLPICYDTDRDAAVARAHDQFRWFGSGWPVNSELPGPTAFAGATQFVRPEDVAESIPCGDDVEAVVEAVRPYVEAGFTEVALVQIGGDQQEPYLEWAERKLLPALRHL, from the coding sequence ATGGTGCAGATCGGGTACACGATGATGACGGAACAGGCGGGGCCGCGTGAGCTCGTCGGCCACGTGGTCGGCGCCGAGCGCGCCGGCTTCGACTTCTCCGTCATCTCCGACCACTACTTCCCCTGGCTGGACTCCCAGGGACACGCCTCGTGCGCGTGGAGCGTTCTCGGCGCCGCGGCGCAGGCCACCGAGCGCATTCCGCTGATGACGTACGTGACGTGCCCGACGACCCGCTACCACCCGGCGGTCGTCGCGCAGAAGGCCGCCACCGTGCAGCTCCTCTCCGAAGGGCGCTTCCGCCTCGGCCTCGGCTCCGGCGAGAACCTCAACGAGCATGTGGTGGGCGGAGGGTGGCCCGCCGCCCATGTCCGGCTGGAGATGCTGGAGGAGGCGGTGGAGATCATCCGCGCGCTCTTCGCCGGCGGGAGCGTCAACCACCACGGCGCCCACTTCGACGTCGAGAACGCCAAACTCTGGGACCTGCCCGACGCGCCCCCGCCGATCGGGGTCGCCGTCTCCGGAGACCGCTCCTGCGAACTGGCCGGTCACCTCGCGGACTTGGTGATCGCCACCGAGCCGAAGCCCGAGCTGATCTCCGCATTCGAGAACCACGGCGGCGCGGGCAAGCCCAAGGTCGGCCAGCTGCCCATCTGTTACGACACCGACCGCGACGCGGCCGTCGCCCGCGCCCACGACCAGTTCCGCTGGTTCGGCAGCGGCTGGCCGGTCAACTCCGAACTGCCCGGCCCCACCGCGTTCGCGGGCGCCACCCAGTTCGTACGGCCCGAGGACGTGGCCGAGTCCATCCCCTGCGGCGACGACGTCGAGGCGGTCGTGGAAGCGGTACGGCCCTACGTCGAGGCGGGGTTCACCGAGGTCGCGCTCGTCCAGATCGGCGGCGACCAGCAGGAGCCGTACCTGGAATGGGCCGAGCGGAAACTGCTCCCCGCCCTGCGGCACCTGTGA
- a CDS encoding PP2C family protein-serine/threonine phosphatase — protein MTSASRGDPVSAPDDDILLLEDVLSEPGVGARDFAAVVNRCAAALGVHQIVVYLADLQQRHLMPLTEISTPLDIDACLAGWAYRTLSLRVEESPTGEVMIWLPLVDGTERLGVMCVHSDAVDAATLRRSRSIAALLAMMVTSKRAYKETFVQRTRTETMQLPAEMLRAYLPPRTIGNADVVSTAVLEPAYEVGGDAFDHALTATTLHAAMLDSMGHDLASGLTSVVTLAACRNARRTGADLPELVSCVDEALAHWLPDQFCTGVLLQLDLTTGALRWINCGHPPPLLIRNQRLVDGALAVEADPPMGAPATLLDAPRRVHEISLEPGDRVLLYTDGVTEARMQDGSLFGLDRFADSVIRATAGGELAPETLRRLIHRLLDSEHSKLRDDATILMVEWKPASA, from the coding sequence ATGACGAGCGCGTCGAGGGGAGATCCGGTGTCGGCCCCGGACGACGACATACTGCTGCTGGAGGACGTCCTGTCCGAGCCGGGTGTCGGGGCCCGGGACTTCGCGGCCGTGGTCAACCGCTGCGCCGCCGCGCTGGGAGTGCACCAGATCGTGGTGTACCTCGCGGACCTCCAGCAGCGCCATTTGATGCCGCTGACGGAGATCTCGACGCCCCTCGACATCGACGCCTGCCTCGCGGGCTGGGCCTACCGCACCCTCTCCCTGCGCGTCGAGGAGTCCCCGACGGGCGAGGTCATGATCTGGCTGCCGCTCGTGGACGGCACGGAGCGGCTGGGCGTGATGTGCGTGCACTCCGACGCGGTGGACGCGGCGACCCTGCGCCGCAGCCGCTCGATCGCGGCCCTGCTGGCGATGATGGTGACCTCGAAGCGCGCCTACAAGGAGACCTTCGTCCAGCGCACGCGGACGGAGACCATGCAGCTGCCCGCCGAGATGCTGCGGGCCTATCTGCCGCCCCGGACCATCGGCAACGCGGACGTCGTCTCGACCGCCGTTCTGGAACCCGCCTACGAGGTGGGGGGCGACGCCTTCGACCACGCGCTGACCGCCACGACCCTGCACGCCGCCATGCTCGACTCGATGGGTCACGACCTCGCTTCGGGGCTGACGAGCGTGGTCACGCTGGCGGCGTGCCGCAACGCCCGCCGCACGGGCGCCGACCTGCCCGAGCTCGTCTCCTGCGTCGACGAGGCCCTCGCCCACTGGCTGCCGGATCAGTTCTGCACGGGCGTGCTCCTCCAGCTGGACCTGACGACCGGCGCACTCCGGTGGATCAACTGCGGGCATCCGCCGCCGCTGCTCATCCGGAACCAGCGCCTGGTGGACGGCGCGTTGGCCGTCGAGGCGGACCCGCCCATGGGTGCGCCCGCGACGTTGCTCGACGCCCCGCGCAGGGTGCACGAGATCTCCCTCGAACCGGGGGACCGGGTGCTGCTGTACACGGACGGGGTGACCGAGGCGCGTATGCAGGACGGTTCGCTCTTCGGCCTCGACCGGTTCGCCGACTCGGTCATCCGGGCGACGGCCGGAGGGGAACTGGCTCCCGAGACGCTGCGCCGCCTCATCCACCGGCTCCTCGACTCGGAGCACAGCAAGCTGCGGGACGACGCGACCATCCTGATGGTGGAGTGGAAGCCCGCCTCGGCCTAG
- a CDS encoding HemK2/MTQ2 family protein methyltransferase — translation MGTPGHSTLLTPPGVYAPQDDTELLLRALARERVDPSTQVLDLGTGSGALALRAAGLGARVTAVDIAWRAVLTTRLNALIARRRVTVRRGDLTAAVRGRTYDLVISNPPYVPSPDGRLPRHSPARAWDAGPDGRAFVDRVCDEAPTALRTGGVLLLVHSALCGTPATLRRLADAGFDASVTDRAVIPFGPVLSTRRGWLRHQGLLTGDDNREELVVIRAQHA, via the coding sequence ATGGGAACACCCGGACACAGCACGCTTCTGACACCGCCCGGCGTCTACGCCCCGCAGGACGACACGGAACTCCTTCTGCGCGCGCTCGCACGGGAGCGCGTCGACCCCTCCACCCAGGTGCTCGACCTGGGCACCGGCAGCGGCGCCCTCGCCCTGCGGGCCGCCGGACTCGGGGCCCGGGTGACCGCCGTCGACATCGCCTGGCGTGCCGTGCTCACGACGCGCCTCAACGCGCTCATCGCCCGCAGGCGGGTCACCGTCCGCCGGGGCGACCTCACCGCCGCGGTGCGCGGCCGGACGTACGACCTGGTGATCAGCAATCCGCCGTACGTGCCGTCACCCGACGGCCGGCTGCCCCGCCACTCCCCCGCGCGGGCCTGGGACGCCGGACCCGACGGCCGCGCGTTCGTGGACCGCGTCTGCGACGAGGCGCCCACGGCGCTGCGCACCGGAGGCGTGCTCCTGCTCGTCCATTCGGCCCTCTGCGGGACCCCTGCGACCCTGCGGAGGCTCGCCGACGCCGGGTTCGACGCCTCCGTCACCGACCGTGCCGTCATCCCGTTCGGGCCCGTGCTGAGCACCCGCCGGGGGTGGCTGCGCCACCAGGGGCTGCTGACCGGCGACGACAACCGGGAAGAGCTGGTGGTCATCCGTGCCCAGCACGCCTGA
- a CDS encoding CDGSH iron-sulfur domain-containing protein — protein sequence MPSTPERPRRVTVDREGPVLVEGPVEVVDEDGTVHTSCRFRTAICTCRRSRIPPWCDTSHRRRPKRETP from the coding sequence GTGCCCAGCACGCCTGAGCGGCCGCGCCGCGTCACCGTGGACCGGGAAGGACCAGTCCTCGTCGAGGGGCCGGTCGAGGTGGTCGACGAGGACGGCACGGTCCACACCTCGTGCCGCTTCCGCACGGCGATCTGCACCTGCCGCCGCAGCCGTATCCCTCCGTGGTGCGACACCAGTCACCGCCGCCGGCCGAAGCGGGAGACGCCGTGA
- a CDS encoding iron-containing redox enzyme family protein has product MKGPWLPAARGDLSGPLLSTLRYGTPLPAPDGLEEADPYGDDLQLTLYTLYELHYRGFAEVPDEREWDPGLLALRRSLELRFLQALRSAVPVDHSADGALDELLEEPVGHDDTSVSHHLQRDGELWQFQEYAALRSLYHLKEADPHAWVIPRLQGRAKAAMVAVEYDEFGAGREEDVHARLFAELMADLGLRTEYGHYLDAAPAEALATVNLMSLLGLHRALRGALVGHFAAVETTSSPGSRRLATALRRMGAGHAAQRFYDEHVEADAVHEQVVRHDVVGGLLEDEPELEPDVAFGVRVTGLLEDRLAAHLLASWRDRRSALRVPLDAAA; this is encoded by the coding sequence GTGAAGGGCCCCTGGCTCCCGGCCGCACGCGGCGACCTGTCGGGGCCGCTCCTGTCGACCCTGCGCTACGGCACCCCGCTCCCGGCGCCCGACGGGCTGGAGGAGGCGGACCCCTACGGCGACGACCTGCAGCTCACCCTCTACACGCTGTACGAACTTCACTACCGCGGCTTCGCCGAGGTGCCCGACGAGCGGGAGTGGGACCCCGGACTGCTGGCCCTGCGCCGGTCGTTGGAACTCCGGTTCCTCCAGGCGCTGCGCAGCGCGGTGCCCGTCGACCACAGCGCCGACGGCGCGCTCGACGAGTTGCTGGAGGAACCGGTGGGCCACGACGACACGAGCGTCAGCCACCACCTCCAACGCGACGGCGAACTCTGGCAGTTCCAGGAGTACGCGGCCCTGCGCTCGCTCTACCACCTCAAGGAGGCCGACCCGCACGCATGGGTCATCCCCCGTCTGCAGGGCCGCGCGAAGGCCGCCATGGTGGCGGTGGAGTACGACGAGTTCGGCGCCGGCCGCGAAGAGGACGTCCACGCCCGGCTGTTCGCGGAGCTCATGGCGGACCTCGGTCTGCGCACAGAGTACGGGCACTACCTGGACGCCGCTCCGGCCGAGGCGCTCGCCACCGTGAACCTCATGTCCCTGCTGGGTCTGCACCGGGCCCTGCGGGGCGCCCTGGTCGGCCATTTCGCCGCCGTGGAGACGACCTCCTCCCCCGGATCGAGACGTCTGGCCACCGCCCTGCGCAGGATGGGGGCGGGCCACGCGGCCCAGCGCTTCTACGACGAACACGTCGAGGCCGACGCCGTGCACGAACAGGTCGTACGCCACGACGTCGTCGGCGGTCTCTTGGAGGACGAACCCGAACTCGAACCCGACGTCGCGTTCGGTGTGCGGGTCACCGGTCTCCTCGAAGACCGGCTCGCCGCGCACCTGCTGGCCTCCTGGCGGGACCGGCGCAGCGCGTTGCGCGTCCCGCTCGACGCCGCCGCGTGA